GCAAGGCTGCATTTTAACACTGATCTAAACGTTCGCATCGTGGTGCATTTAAAGCCTGACTATAAACACGAATAAACAGAGTTTGCGATGAGTTTTAGGTGAATGTTTCCTTGTTCCTGAACGTTTGTCTCTTCATCTTTCCTGGTCACATACTGGAAGAGGGTGTGGAATAATTCCGGCTGCAGGTTATAAACGGCGGTTTGTTTAGATCTGGCACGCGGAGACCATATAAACCTGTTACATGCTCCGAGGGTTGTGCAATAACAAGTTTTAAACTTGCTTCCGAAGCCTTTAAACCACATGTCGCTTCTAGGGTTGGAGGTTCGACTCCCAGTTCCTTTGGTTCGTGGTTAAGGCCACAGGTCAGTCGTCCTTGGACAGGAAACAATGGATGTGTATGTGGCTGCCCGAGAATTCCAATTGAGTCATTCTGCTGGTCTGTATAATGTGATATTAATCAGTGAGAGGATGGAGACGGTGACAAATTGATTAACTTATGTTAATGGGCGCAAAGTGGGTCAGATGACCTTACTGGCAGCTCAAACCAGGAACGTTAGGATTCCATAAATAATTTATATGAATGACTGTTTCATGTTTGTGATtatgtgtcatttgttttcctttattcTAACAGGACCTGGAAGGCAGCGCATTCAGAGGAATGGCCACCGTAAATAAATGTACAGCCGACGGTGAGTCGTTCTCGTCAAAGGTCATCAACACTGTGTttgtcatcctgctgctggacctgctggggtTTACTCTGATTCTACCCCTGTTGCCTTCCATCCTGGACCATTATGCACAAACTGGGGTGAGTTGGTGTTTTGACCATAATCAGCGTAAAGATTGACTGAATGAGACTCATTGGAGAGACAGCACTCTGATCACAGAGGCCTGTGTGGGAAGAGCTGTTCcctgaaagcagctgctgtgctgcgttCACAGTGCGTgatgtggtgtgtttgtgttactccGCTCGGCAGGATGTTGTCTACCAGTCTCTACAGGGTGTTGTGGACTGGTTCAGGGCGGCTGTTGGGATTCCTATGGAGAAGAAGTACAACAGCGTTCTGTTCGGAGGTGTGTTTGATTTCACCTtctctgtgtgagtctgacatCGGGTCATTTCAAACTGAACTCCTGTCTTTCAGGCTTGATCGGGTCActcttctctctgctgcagttCCTATCGTCGCCCGTAACCGGGGCTCTGTCCGATCGCCGTGGGAGAcgacctctgctcctcctcaccacGGTCAGTCCATCTTCCGGTTGAGTCGAACAGCAGCGCCGCGTCTCTCGCGCCTCATTTGCGTGTTTTGCGTCTCAGTTGGGCCTCCTGGCCTCCTACGGCGTCTGGGCAGTTTCCCGGAGCTTCAGCATGTTCCTCTTGTTTCGGATAATTGGGGGCGTCTGTAAAGGCAACGTCAGCCTCTGCACCGCCATCGTCGCAGACCTGCCGTCCCTGAAAGCAAGGAACCGAGGAATGGTAGGCGCGCTCTGCTGCGGCCACACAGGCGATTGTTATTAACGGGATAAAAGCATAGTGGGTGCGCTGTGTTGTTTCCAGGCCATGATTGGCGTCGCCTTCTCCTTGGGCTTCACCGTGGGGCCTCTGATGGGCGCCTACTTCGCCCTCACCTCCAAAACCACGGGAAGTGTCTTCTACCAAACGCCGGCTCTGCTTGCGTTGGGCTTCAGCGCTGCTGATCTGCTCTTTATTTGGCTCAtgctgcctgagacattcaaaAAGGACGTCATGGTCAGTCTACACCGGGGCTCAAAAGGGTTCAGCGTGGAGACTTAGAATTAGATTAGGAGGCGATGCCAGAGTGCATTCGTGTGGTACTTATGGTGACAGATTCCTCTTGTTTTACATTAGGCTTCGTCTTCAGGCTTCGGAGCCTCCAGGGACCTCCTCAGTCCATTATCCCTCTTCTATTTTTCAGCTGTGACTAGGACAAAAGACGCACCTTCAAAAAAAAGTGAGTACTGCAGTAGTGCACGGTGTCGTGCAGCAGACGCCTACAAGCATGAAAGTGCTtatgcgttttttttttacagaaatgaAGAAACTTCAGGTGCTGGGTCTGGTTTATTTTTGCTACCTCTTTCTGTTCTCTGGTCTGGAGTTTACGCTGAGTTTTCTGACGCACCAACGTTTCCACTTCACCAGGTATGAACTCATTGACACGAAGCTTCTGCACTCTGTTAGAATAAACACTGGAACACATTCTTGCATTCGTCTCTGAACAGCATGCAGCAGGGAAAAATGTTCTTCTTCATCGGCGTCATCATGGCTTTGATCCAGGGGGGATATGCTCGCCGAATCAAACCTGGTCACCACATCAGGGCTGTTACTGTGGTAAAGAGGATCATTATCAGCTTAGATGACAAATGTCTGATAGAACAAGATGCATCAATGCACAAACTAATgactctgtgttttcatgtttataGGCAATCATATTAATAATACCAGCATTTATTCTCATTGGGTTATCATGGAATATAACAATGCTTTACGTCGGCCTGGCTCTATACTCCTTTGGTGAGTGAACACATCCTTTTTATACAAAGCTGTGAAACAAACtagaatttaataattaatttcttGATGAATATTAGTATTTGAAAATTTGCTACTTGTCAGTAAATTATGTATTAAACTGttatcttgtttttcttttaacagcAGCTGCAATTGTTGTTCCATGCCTGTCGACACTGGTTTCTGACCACGGTGAAGCCTCTTTTGCTGTTTCATTTGAA
Above is a window of Betta splendens chromosome 9, fBetSpl5.4, whole genome shotgun sequence DNA encoding:
- the mfsd10 gene encoding major facilitator superfamily domain-containing protein 10 yields the protein MATVNKCTADGESFSSKVINTVFVILLLDLLGFTLILPLLPSILDHYAQTGDVVYQSLQGVVDWFRAAVGIPMEKKYNSVLFGGLIGSLFSLLQFLSSPVTGALSDRRGRRPLLLLTTLGLLASYGVWAVSRSFSMFLLFRIIGGVCKGNVSLCTAIVADLPSLKARNRGMAMIGVAFSLGFTVGPLMGAYFALTSKTTGSVFYQTPALLALGFSAADLLFIWLMLPETFKKDVMASSSGFGASRDLLSPLSLFYFSAVTRTKDAPSKKKMKKLQVLGLVYFCYLFLFSGLEFTLSFLTHQRFHFTSMQQGKMFFFIGVIMALIQGGYARRIKPGHHIRAVTVAIILIIPAFILIGLSWNITMLYVGLALYSFAAAIVVPCLSTLVSDHGSANQKGTVMGILRSLGALARALGPVISSSVYWIAGAQTCFLLMSASFIVPLIFLNMAGKLKEE